Genomic window (Caldinitratiruptor microaerophilus):
CCACAACGTCGACCACTGCGCCCGGCTCTGCCACGCCTCGAGCGTCGTGGCGATGAACCTGGCCCTGGGGGCCACGGCGATGACGAACTCGATCGGCGAGATCCGCGACCATGCCGACGTCATCCTGGTGACCGGGTCGAACACGTCGGAGAACCACCCCATCGTCGCGCTGGAGATGAAGGCCGCCGTGGCGCGGGGAGCCCGCCTGATCCTCATCGACCCGCGGGAGATCGAACTCGCCCGCTTCGCCACGGTCTGGCTGCGGCAGCGGCCCGGGACCGACGTCGCGGTGCTGAGCGGCCTGGCGCACGTGATCATCCGTGACGGGCTCTGGAACCGGGAGTTCGTCGAGCGCTTCACGGAGGGCTTCGAGGAACTGGCCGCGGCCGTGGCGCACTACACGCCCCAGGTCGTGGAGGCGCTGAGCGGGGTGCCGGCCCGGGACGTCGAGGAGGCCGCCCGCCTCTACGCCACCTCGCCCGCCGCGGCCATCTTCTGGGGGATGGGCATCTCCCAGCACACCACCGGCACCGACAACGCCCTGGCGCTGGTGAACCTGGCGCTGCTCTGCGGCCAGCTCGGCCGCCCTGGCACCGGCCTGAACCCCCTCCGGGGGCAGAACAACGTCCAGGGCGCGGGCGACATGGGGGCGCTGCCCCACGTGCTCCCCGGGTACGTGCCGGTGACCGACGCGGAGGGCCGGCGCCGCTTCGAGGCGCTGTGGGGCGTCCGGCTGCCGGAGGCGCCGGGCCTCACCGCCACCGAGGTCACCGAGGCCGCCTGCGACGGCCGGGTGCGGGCCCTCTACGTCATGGGGGAGAACCCCGCCCTGACCGACGCCAACCTGAACCACGTCCGGCACTGCCTGGAGCAGCTCGAGTTCCTCGTGGTGCAGGACATCTTCCTGACCGAGACCGCCGCCATGGCCGACGTGGTGCTACCCGCCTGGTCCTGGGCCGAGAAGGACGGCACCTTCACGAGCACCGAGCGGCGGGTCCAGCGCGTGCGCCGGTTCCTCGATCCGCCGGGGGAGGCGCGGGCGGACTGGGACATCCTCTCCGACCTGGCGCGCCGGCTGGGGTCCGACTGGCGCTACGACTCGGCGGAGGCGATCTTCGAGGAGATCCGGCGCGCCGTGCCGGCGTACGCCGGGATCACCTACGCGCGGATCGAGGAGCGCGGCCTGCAGTGGCCGTGCCCCGCCGAGGACCACCCCGGCACCCCGTACCTCTTCGCCGGCGGCCTGCCCCGGGGGCGCGGCCGCTTCCACCCCGTGGGCTACCTCGACCCGGCCGAGCTGCCCGACGACGAGTTCCCGCTGATCCTCATCACCGGCCGGGTCCTCTACCACTGGCACGGCGGGGTGATCAGCCGGCGCAGCGCGGGCCTGAACGAGATCTACCCCGAGGCGCTGGTGGAGCTCCACCCGGACGACGCCGCCCGGCTGGGCGTGCACGACGGCCAGATGGTGCGGGTGCGCTCCCGCCGGGGGGAGGTCACCGCTGCGGCGAGGGTGACCGAGCGTTCCCGGCCGGGCAGCGTCTTCCTGACGTTCCACTTCGCCGAGGCGGCCGCCAACCTCCTCACCAACGACGCCCTCGACCCCCGCGCCCGGATCCCCGAGTTCAAGGTCGCCGCGGTGGCGGTGGAGGCCGTGGCCCGGTCGCGTTGACAGATCCGGGCGACAGCCCGTATGCTGGCGGAGGTGCATGTCCGGGACGGACGGGGAGGCGTGGGTGTTGACACTCGTGCAGGCAGCGGTGCTGGGGATCGTGCAGGGCATCACGGAGTTCCTGCCGATCTCGAGCACCGCTCACCTTTACCTGGTCCCGTGGCTGCTCGGCTGGCCCGAGCACAGCCTGGCCTTCGACGTCGGCCTGCACATGGGCACGCTGGTGGCCGTGACGGCCGTGTTCTGGCGGGATCTGCTCGACCTGGCCCTGGCAGCGGTCCGGGAAGGGATGCGGACCTCCCGGGGCCGGCTGGCGTGGGGGATCGCCGCCGGTACGGTCCCGGCGGCGCTGGCCGGCCTGATCCTGGAGGACGTGGTCGAGGAGGTCCTCCGCTCGCCGCTGGTGATGGCCGCCTCGCTGGCCGTGCTCGGGGTGGTGCTGTGGCAGGTGGACCGGCGCGCGGCCCGCGGCCGGCGGCTGGACCAGGTGGGGTTCGCCGACGTCGTGTACGTCGGATTCGCCCAGATGCTGGCGCTGGTCCCCGGCGTGTCCCGCTCCGGCATCACGATGACGGCGGGGCTCCTG
Coding sequences:
- the fdhF gene encoding formate dehydrogenase subunit alpha — protein: MRPVVTTCSYCGVGCTLEVRTLRGRIVKVTSPPDAPANRGNLCVKGRFGHDYVTSPDRLTRPLVRRGDRRTGRLEPASWEEALDLVARRLASVRERYGPGAVAGFSSAKCTNEENYLFQKFLRAVIGTHNVDHCARLCHASSVVAMNLALGATAMTNSIGEIRDHADVILVTGSNTSENHPIVALEMKAAVARGARLILIDPREIELARFATVWLRQRPGTDVAVLSGLAHVIIRDGLWNREFVERFTEGFEELAAAVAHYTPQVVEALSGVPARDVEEAARLYATSPAAAIFWGMGISQHTTGTDNALALVNLALLCGQLGRPGTGLNPLRGQNNVQGAGDMGALPHVLPGYVPVTDAEGRRRFEALWGVRLPEAPGLTATEVTEAACDGRVRALYVMGENPALTDANLNHVRHCLEQLEFLVVQDIFLTETAAMADVVLPAWSWAEKDGTFTSTERRVQRVRRFLDPPGEARADWDILSDLARRLGSDWRYDSAEAIFEEIRRAVPAYAGITYARIEERGLQWPCPAEDHPGTPYLFAGGLPRGRGRFHPVGYLDPAELPDDEFPLILITGRVLYHWHGGVISRRSAGLNEIYPEALVELHPDDAARLGVHDGQMVRVRSRRGEVTAAARVTERSRPGSVFLTFHFAEAAANLLTNDALDPRARIPEFKVAAVAVEAVARSR
- a CDS encoding undecaprenyl-diphosphate phosphatase — translated: MLTLVQAAVLGIVQGITEFLPISSTAHLYLVPWLLGWPEHSLAFDVGLHMGTLVAVTAVFWRDLLDLALAAVREGMRTSRGRLAWGIAAGTVPAALAGLILEDVVEEVLRSPLVMAASLAVLGVVLWQVDRRAARGRRLDQVGFADVVYVGFAQMLALVPGVSRSGITMTAGLLEGLEREAAARISFLLSFPVILGAGVLKLPDIGGGAGDPAFWTGVLTSSVTGFLAIRYLLAYLRRGSYSVFAAYRVGLAVLVVLSYALGYRGS